The nucleotide window TATTTTCTTTCTCATGCGCTCTCATATTTCTACCTTAACACCCTAAGTTATCCACATCAAGCCTTAAAGCATAATTTCCTAAACATTAAAAAAAGTGGGTACTATTACCCACCTAAAAACTTTTTATATCCACCAGCCAGACTCCTGGCTTCCTTATAGCCCTGCATCACCAGAAACATCACTGCATATATCGACTGAACCCCGCCATTACAATACACCACCAGTGGCCGCTCTCTATCCGGAAACAATTCCTGAAACCGATCTGGTAAATCCTTTAACAAGCATTGTTTAGAGCCCGGTAAACCGTTTTGGGCATGTTCTTCTGGTTGTCGTAAATCCAGAAAGTAGGCTTGTTTCAGCCATTCCTGGTTTTTTATTTTATCCGCCAGTACATCAGCTTTGATTAAATAAAAATCCTTAGGCATGGAACGAAGAAATTGCTTTGCATCCATACACATCACCAGCTCTTAACTTCTGCCATTCAGCAGTTTTTCCTGTAATCACTTTGGCGGCAGCTTTTAAATGGGCTGGGCTGGAAACGCCAGTTAGCAAACAGATTATTTTAAGCTGCCGCTGCCATTCCTTGATTTCATTTGCTAAACCTTCAAGACCATTATCCAGATATGTTTTCAAAAAATGCCCGGCTACTCCAACCGCTTCTGCTCCAAGAGCCAGGGCTTTGGCCCAGTCCAGGGGGGTTAGGATACCTCCACTGGCCCAAAGGTGACCCTGGTTCCCACAAACCGCCAAACACTCCAGCAGCGCCCATGCTGTAGGCAGCCCCCAGCTCAGCTGTAACCGAACAGGCAATTGGGCCCGTCTGGCTTCAATAGCAAGGAAGTCCGTTCCTCCGCTGCCGCCAACATCAAAATACTCCACTCCAACTTCCTTCAGTCTTAAAACCGTTTCCCGACTCAGCCCACAGCCTGTCTCTTTGACGATCACAGGCACCCATGATTTTTTTACCAGTTGCTCGATATTGTTTAGCCATTGGGTAAACTTCCTGTCCCCTTCTGGCATCATCAATTCCTGAGCAGCATTCAGATGGACTTGCACACCCTGGGCTCCAATCATCTCAATAGCCTTAAGGGCTAAATCCCAGGATACACCAGCCCCCACATTGGCAAAAACCAGTCCCTCTGGGTTTTCGGTTCTGATTACCTGATAGGTTTTGACCAGTTCCTCATTATATAGAGCGGCATGCTGACTGCCCACTGCCAGGCCGATACCTGTTTCAGCAGCAACCAGTGCTAAATCTCTATTTATTTTTTCACTAGCCGGATGACCGCCAGTAATAGCAGTTATAAACAATGGAGCCTTGCAAATTTTATCAAGAAAACACCAGGTAGTATCAATTTCATCCCAGTCATTAACCGGTAGAGCCTGATGAATCAGATGAACATCTTCAAAACCGGTATAATGCGGGTTATATTCTTCCTTAAACAACTGGATATGTTCCAGTTTGCGCTGTGAACGCTGGTTGTTCAAATCCCGGACCTCCATTGATTATATTTTCCAGAATGGTACGATCGGCAGGAGCAAGTTCCAAATCAAGCGCAGCTTTAGGACTAAACCAACCAATAGCCTGTCCTTCCATGCCTTGTGGCTCTCCTGCCTGCAACTGGCAATGATAGACCAGTAGTAAAACAACCCTATCTTCATAACGGTGCCAGACTACCGTAGCCAGACCTAATATGTGAATATCAATATTCAGCTCTTCTTTAATCTCTCTTTTTAACCCTTCCTCCGGCGCCTCATCAATTTCCAGTTTACCGCCGGGAAATTCCCACATTCCAGCCAGGTGGCTGCCTGGCCGTCTCTGGGCCAGCAGAAGTTCGCCTTCCCGCCAGATGGCCGCTGCCGTTACCACTATTCTCTCCAACCCCCGTACCTCCTTATAAGTTCATGGCAAGATAAAGACCAGCAAATCCACAAATCAGTCCAAAGCTAAAAGAAAGGAAAATATATGAAAAGGCAATCGAATATTTACCTTGTTTTAATAAAGAAATAAATTCATAATTAAGAGTGGAATAAGTAGTAAAACTGCCTAAAAAACCAGTACCAAAAGCAAGCACCACAGTTAATGGCAAATAATTTTTATAACCCAGAACAAGCCCCAGGGCAAAAGAACCTGAGAGGTTAATAACCATCGTGCCCAGGGGCAAGTCTCCCTGCCACCAGCGATTAACCCACTTGCCCAGCCAGTAACGGGAAAGCGCCCCTAAGGCCCCGCCAATTGCTACTAACAGCCACATTTTCATTCCTTTACTCCTTCTCCCTTAAGGTCTGGCCCGTAGTAGTTTCTGCTATAAACCAGCCCAGAAAGCCAGCAGCTGCTGCCAGAAAAGCAGTCATCAAAAGATAAGAAAATGCTGTTAAGTAATTGTGCTTTAAAAGTAAAGCAACATTTTCCAGCATAAAAGTGGAAAAAGTAGTGAAAGCACCAAAAAAACCAGTTGCAATCCCAAGACGCCAGTGAGCAGCTAACCCCCAGCTAGTTAAAGATTTTTGCAAGAAGAACGCCAGGCCAAAGGAACCCAGCAGATTTACAATTAAAGTCGCTGTGGGTATACCGATGATAGAAAAGCCCTGTGCCAGCTGGTTAACACTATAGCGAGCAACAGCACCTAGTAGCCCTCCCAAAGCTATCGCCAGTAGGTCTTTCACAATTGCCACCTCCTAGCGAATAACGCTAACTGGACAGGGTGCCTGATAAAGCAAGCGATGACTGACACTCCCCAGGACCATGCCTTTTATATTGCTCAATCCCCGGCCACCAACTACGATATGATCAAATCCCTCAGTTCGAGCATATTTGCTCAGCATTTCTGCCGCATCCCCTTCCAGGACACAGGTGGAAATTTTAATCCCCTTTTGGTTAGCCATGTTTTCTGCCTGGGCCAGGGTTTTGCTGGCTTTCTCTTTTAAAAAAGCATTATATTGTTCAGGGGAAAGGCCAGCAAACAAAGCCAGATCCCGACTAAATCCTACAACACAAACGGCAGTTAGTTTTATTTCTGGCTTTAGCACTGCTAATTCCAGGGCAAATTCCAGAGCCTTAAAACTATGGCTCGAACCATCCAAACCTACTAATATTTTCGACAACATCTCTATCCCCTCCCTGAAGTTATTGTATTATTATCTTTTCCCAAAGTCAAAAGGTCCGGCTTACTGGCCGGACCTTTGATTGCAACTGCCGCAGGCTCCACTGCAGCTACCAATCTGGATTAATACTTTGGCACAACGGGGACACTTCATTTCATTACCCTTTAGTTTAAAACCACACTGTGGACAGGTGTTAGAGATAATATTACATTCATGAGCCATAAATTACGCCTCCTCTCTCTGCGGGAGAAACTTTCCTAACAGAATGGCTAAAACCAGCATACTGCCGAAGAGCAGGTACCCTCCGGCCAGGCCCATTAGATTAAACAGCTGCGCCGTAAGACCTCCAATCAAAAAGGCAATAACTAGAACAGCCGGCCAGATAATCAAGCCTTCCTGTTTGCCCCTTTCCTTAAAAATAACCAGTGCAGAAGCAATACAGGGAACAAAAATTGTAATCGTAATTAAACCAGCTAACTTCTGTAGTGCGGTTAATTCCATGGAAGCAAAACCGGCAGCACCAAAATCTCGACGAACAAAGCCCATGATAAATGCTGTTGCCGCTTCCTTAGGCAAACTTAACCAGCCAACCGTTAAGGGACGCAACCAATCTTGCAACATTTCCAGTGCCCCGGTAATTTGCATAATGCTAATAATAAAGGCGCCAATTGCAAACAAAGGGGTAGCTTCTTTCAGAAAGTGACTGGACTTGGTTGCTGTCTTCTTTACTACATTACTCAGCCGCGGTAAGCGCATGGGAGGTAAGTCGATTAACAGATCAGTAGATCTACCCGGTAATAGCTTATTCAATAAAGTACCTACCAGAGCCAGAAGGGAAAAGATAGCCAGCACATATAATATTACAAATTTTGCACCTAATCCTGAAAGCAGTGCTACGATAACCCCCATCTGGGCAGAACAGGGAATAGCCATAGCAAGGAGGAAAGTCGCAATTCGTCTCTCCCGATCAGAACCAAGCACTCTGGTGACGATAGTGGCCATGGTGACACA belongs to Carboxydocella sporoproducens DSM 16521 and includes:
- a CDS encoding rhodanese-like domain-containing protein; this translates as MDAKQFLRSMPKDFYLIKADVLADKIKNQEWLKQAYFLDLRQPEEHAQNGLPGSKQCLLKDLPDRFQELFPDRERPLVVYCNGGVQSIYAVMFLVMQGYKEARSLAGGYKKFLGG
- the fni gene encoding type 2 isopentenyl-diphosphate Delta-isomerase gives rise to the protein MNNQRSQRKLEHIQLFKEEYNPHYTGFEDVHLIHQALPVNDWDEIDTTWCFLDKICKAPLFITAITGGHPASEKINRDLALVAAETGIGLAVGSQHAALYNEELVKTYQVIRTENPEGLVFANVGAGVSWDLALKAIEMIGAQGVQVHLNAAQELMMPEGDRKFTQWLNNIEQLVKKSWVPVIVKETGCGLSRETVLRLKEVGVEYFDVGGSGGTDFLAIEARRAQLPVRLQLSWGLPTAWALLECLAVCGNQGHLWASGGILTPLDWAKALALGAEAVGVAGHFLKTYLDNGLEGLANEIKEWQRQLKIICLLTGVSSPAHLKAAAKVITGKTAEWQKLRAGDVYGCKAISSFHA
- a CDS encoding (deoxy)nucleoside triphosphate pyrophosphohydrolase yields the protein MERIVVTAAAIWREGELLLAQRRPGSHLAGMWEFPGGKLEIDEAPEEGLKREIKEELNIDIHILGLATVVWHRYEDRVVLLLVYHCQLQAGEPQGMEGQAIGWFSPKAALDLELAPADRTILENIINGGPGFEQPAFTAQTGTYPVV
- the crcB gene encoding fluoride efflux transporter CrcB — encoded protein: MKMWLLVAIGGALGALSRYWLGKWVNRWWQGDLPLGTMVINLSGSFALGLVLGYKNYLPLTVVLAFGTGFLGSFTTYSTLNYEFISLLKQGKYSIAFSYIFLSFSFGLICGFAGLYLAMNL
- the crcB gene encoding fluoride efflux transporter CrcB, whose protein sequence is MKDLLAIALGGLLGAVARYSVNQLAQGFSIIGIPTATLIVNLLGSFGLAFFLQKSLTSWGLAAHWRLGIATGFFGAFTTFSTFMLENVALLLKHNYLTAFSYLLMTAFLAAAAGFLGWFIAETTTGQTLREKE
- a CDS encoding universal stress protein yields the protein MLSKILVGLDGSSHSFKALEFALELAVLKPEIKLTAVCVVGFSRDLALFAGLSPEQYNAFLKEKASKTLAQAENMANQKGIKISTCVLEGDAAEMLSKYARTEGFDHIVVGGRGLSNIKGMVLGSVSHRLLYQAPCPVSVIR